The Leclercia sp. S52 genome has a segment encoding these proteins:
- the rlmM gene encoding 23S rRNA (cytidine(2498)-2'-O)-methyltransferase RlmM, with the protein MNKVVLYCRPGFEKECAAEITDKAAKREVFGFARVKENAGYVVFECYQADDAEKLVRDLPFSSLIFARQMFVAGELLKDLPPEDRITPIVGMLQGVVEKGGDLRVEVADTNESKELMKFCRKFTVPLRAALREAGVLTNYETPKRPVVHIFFIAPGCCYAGYSYTTNNSPFFMGIPRLRFPADAPSRSTLKLEEAFHVFIPADEWDERLANGMYAVDLGACPGGWTYQLVKRNMWVSSVDNGPMAQSLMDTGQVTWLREDGFRYRPTRNNISWMVCDMVEKPAKVAALMASWLVNGWCRETIFNLKLPMKKRYEEVSQNLAYIQEQMDEHGINVVIQARQLYHDREEVTVHIRRWWAAVGGRRDER; encoded by the coding sequence ATGAATAAAGTTGTCTTATATTGTCGCCCGGGCTTTGAAAAAGAGTGTGCCGCGGAGATCACTGATAAAGCCGCGAAGCGCGAAGTGTTTGGTTTTGCCCGCGTGAAAGAGAATGCGGGCTATGTCGTTTTCGAGTGCTATCAGGCTGATGACGCGGAAAAACTGGTTCGTGACCTGCCGTTCAGCTCGCTGATTTTTGCCCGTCAGATGTTTGTCGCGGGTGAACTGCTGAAAGATCTGCCGCCTGAAGATCGCATTACGCCGATTGTTGGCATGCTGCAGGGCGTGGTGGAGAAGGGTGGCGATCTGCGCGTTGAAGTCGCCGATACCAACGAAAGCAAAGAGCTGATGAAGTTCTGCCGTAAGTTCACCGTGCCGCTGCGCGCGGCTCTGCGTGAAGCGGGCGTGTTGACCAACTACGAGACGCCAAAACGTCCCGTGGTGCATATCTTCTTTATCGCCCCAGGCTGCTGTTATGCCGGTTATTCCTACACCACCAATAACTCACCGTTCTTTATGGGCATCCCACGTCTGCGGTTCCCGGCCGATGCCCCGAGCCGTTCAACGCTGAAGCTTGAAGAGGCGTTTCACGTCTTTATTCCCGCCGATGAGTGGGATGAACGCCTGGCAAACGGCATGTACGCGGTCGATCTGGGTGCCTGTCCCGGCGGCTGGACCTATCAGCTGGTGAAACGCAACATGTGGGTTTCCTCCGTCGACAACGGCCCGATGGCGCAAAGCCTGATGGATACCGGGCAGGTGACCTGGCTACGTGAAGATGGTTTCCGCTATCGCCCAACCCGCAACAACATCTCCTGGATGGTGTGCGACATGGTAGAGAAGCCGGCGAAAGTAGCGGCGCTGATGGCCTCCTGGCTGGTCAACGGCTGGTGTCGTGAGACCATTTTTAACCTCAAGCTGCCGATGAAAAAGCGCTATGAGGAGGTCTCTCAGAACCTGGCCTACATTCAGGAGCAGATGGATGAACACGGTATTAACGTAGTGATTCAGGCTCGCCAGCTGTACCACGATCGCGAAGAAGTCACCGTACACATCCGCCGCTGGTGGGCTGCAGTGGGTGGTCGTCGCGACGAGAGATAG
- a CDS encoding DUF423 domain-containing protein, translated as MTSRFMLIFAAVSGFIFVALGAFGAHVLRKSLGVVEMGWIHTGLEYQAFHTLAIFGLAVAMQRRISIWFYWSSVFMALGTVLFSGSLYCLALSHLRLWAFVTPVGGVSFLVGWVLMLIGSFRLKRKGVVHE; from the coding sequence ATGACCAGCCGTTTTATGCTGATTTTTGCCGCGGTGAGTGGCTTTATTTTTGTTGCCCTGGGCGCTTTTGGCGCACATGTTTTACGCAAATCCCTGGGTGTGGTGGAGATGGGCTGGATCCACACCGGTCTGGAATATCAGGCGTTTCATACCCTGGCGATCTTCGGATTAGCCGTGGCCATGCAGCGCCGTATCAGTATCTGGTTTTACTGGAGCAGCGTGTTTATGGCGCTGGGTACCGTGCTCTTCAGCGGTAGCCTGTACTGCCTTGCGCTGTCGCATTTACGCCTGTGGGCGTTTGTTACCCCGGTCGGCGGCGTCAGCTTCCTGGTCGGGTGGGTATTAATGTTAATCGGTTCGTTCCGTCTGAAACGCAAGGGCGTTGTTCATGAATAA
- the truC gene encoding tRNA pseudouridine(65) synthase TruC has protein sequence MIEILYQDEWLVAVNKPSGWLVHRSWLDRDEKVVVMQTVRDQIGQHVFTAHRLDRPTSGVLLMGLSSEAGRRLSQQFEQHQIQKRYHAIVRGWLTEAARLDYPLIEELDKIADKYARDDKEPQPAVTDYRGMATTEMPVATGKFPTTRYSLVELEPKTGRKHQLRRHLSHLRHPIIGDSKHGDLKQNRSAAEHFGCNRLMLHASQLNLIHPFTGEPLTIRAGLDPVWMQALSHFGWCGQLPENERVEFDPANVQDVR, from the coding sequence ATGATTGAGATCCTTTATCAGGATGAGTGGCTGGTGGCGGTCAATAAACCCTCCGGCTGGCTGGTGCACCGGAGCTGGCTGGATCGCGATGAAAAAGTGGTGGTGATGCAGACGGTGCGCGATCAGATTGGTCAGCACGTTTTTACCGCCCACCGTCTCGACAGACCTACCTCTGGCGTACTGCTGATGGGGCTCTCCAGCGAGGCCGGACGCCGGCTGTCCCAGCAGTTCGAGCAGCATCAGATCCAGAAGCGTTACCATGCGATTGTCCGGGGCTGGCTGACCGAAGCCGCGAGGCTTGATTATCCGCTGATCGAAGAGCTGGATAAAATCGCCGATAAATATGCCCGTGATGATAAAGAGCCGCAGCCCGCGGTGACGGACTATCGCGGCATGGCGACCACCGAAATGCCCGTCGCCACCGGTAAGTTCCCGACCACGCGCTACAGCCTGGTCGAGCTGGAGCCGAAAACCGGGCGTAAGCACCAGCTGCGACGCCACCTTTCGCATCTGCGCCATCCGATTATCGGTGACAGCAAGCACGGCGATCTGAAACAGAACCGCAGTGCCGCTGAACACTTTGGCTGTAACCGCCTGATGCTGCACGCCAGCCAGCTGAACCTGATTCATCCCTTTACCGGTGAGCCGCTGACGATCCGCGCTGGCCTCGATCCGGTGTGGATGCAGGCGCTGTCACACTTTGGCTGGTGCGGGCAACTCCCCGAAAATGAAAGGGTTGAGTTTGATCCCGCCAACGTTCAGGATGTACGGTAA
- the gcvA gene encoding glycine cleavage system transcriptional regulator GcvA: MSKRLPPLNALRVFDAAARHLSFTRAADELFVTQAAVSHQIKSLEDFLGLKLFRRRNRSLLLTEEGQSYFQDIKEIFSQLTEATRKLQARSAKGALTVSLLPSFAIQWLVPRLSSFNSAYPGIDVRIQAVDRQEDKLADDVDVAIFYGRGNWPGLRVEKLYAEYLLPVCSPLLLTGEKALKAPENLAQHTLLHDASRRDWQTYTRQLGLNHINVQQGPIFSHSAMVLQAAIHGQGVALANNVMAQSEIEAGRLVCPFNDVLVSKNAFYLVCHDSQAELGKIAAFRQWILAKAANEQEKFRFRYE; the protein is encoded by the coding sequence ATGTCCAAGCGATTACCACCCCTTAATGCATTACGTGTATTTGATGCTGCCGCCCGCCATTTAAGTTTCACGCGCGCGGCCGATGAGCTTTTTGTGACTCAGGCCGCAGTAAGTCATCAAATCAAGTCTCTTGAGGATTTTCTGGGCCTCAAGCTGTTCCGCCGCCGCAACCGTTCCCTGCTTCTGACGGAAGAGGGGCAGAGCTATTTTCAGGATATTAAAGAGATATTTTCCCAGCTGACCGAGGCGACGCGTAAGTTACAGGCGCGCAGTGCCAAAGGGGCGCTGACGGTCAGTTTATTGCCCAGTTTTGCCATTCAGTGGCTGGTGCCGAGACTCTCAAGCTTTAACTCAGCTTATCCGGGAATCGATGTCCGAATCCAGGCCGTCGACCGTCAGGAAGACAAGCTGGCAGACGACGTTGACGTAGCGATTTTCTATGGCCGCGGCAACTGGCCAGGCCTGCGTGTCGAAAAATTGTACGCCGAATATTTGCTGCCGGTCTGCTCGCCACTACTCTTAACAGGCGAAAAAGCGCTAAAAGCGCCGGAAAATCTGGCGCAGCATACGCTTTTACATGATGCTTCTCGCCGCGACTGGCAAACTTATACCCGCCAGCTTGGTCTTAACCATATAAACGTGCAGCAGGGCCCCATCTTCAGCCACAGTGCGATGGTGTTACAGGCTGCCATCCACGGACAGGGCGTGGCGTTGGCTAACAACGTCATGGCGCAGTCCGAAATTGAGGCCGGCCGCCTGGTCTGCCCCTTTAATGATGTTCTGGTCAGCAAGAACGCTTTTTATCTGGTTTGTCATGACAGTCAGGCAGAACTGGGTAAAATAGCCGCGTTTCGCCAGTGGATCCTGGCAAAGGCGGCCAACGAGCAAGAAAAATTCCGCTTTCGGTACGAGTAA
- a CDS encoding YqcC family protein produces the protein MTHHDNVRAQLHAIEALLRDHQLWQETAPQPDAFESTQPFCMDTLEPFEWLQWVLIPRMHALIEGGHPLPQNFAVAPYYEMALDAAHPSREAVLAALLSLDALFGDEA, from the coding sequence ATGACGCATCACGACAACGTGCGCGCGCAGCTGCACGCCATCGAAGCTTTATTGCGCGATCATCAACTGTGGCAGGAAACGGCGCCGCAGCCTGACGCGTTTGAGAGCACGCAACCTTTCTGCATGGATACCCTGGAGCCCTTTGAGTGGCTGCAATGGGTACTTATTCCCCGCATGCATGCCCTGATTGAGGGTGGGCATCCGCTGCCGCAAAACTTTGCCGTCGCCCCCTATTATGAAATGGCGCTGGATGCGGCCCATCCGTCACGCGAGGCGGTACTGGCAGCACTGCTGTCGCTGGACGCGCTCTTTGGCGACGAAGCATGA
- the xni gene encoding flap endonuclease Xni, translating to MAVHLLIVDALNLIRRIHAVQGTPCKDTCLNALEQLIRHSQPSHVVAVFDDEARNSGWRHQRLPDYKAGRVPMPDDLHAEMPAIRAAFEQRGVPCWGAQGNEADDLAATLAVKVASAGHQATIVSTDKGYCQLLSPTIRIRDYFQKRWLDAPFIASEFGVSPQQLPDYWGLAGISSSKVPGVTGIGPKSAAQLLTDFQDLEGIYAHLDEVPEKWRKKLEAHKEMAFICRDVARLQTDLQLDGNLQQLRLDRV from the coding sequence GTGGCCGTTCATTTGCTTATTGTCGACGCGCTGAACCTTATCCGGCGCATCCACGCGGTTCAGGGCACGCCCTGCAAGGATACCTGCCTTAACGCGCTGGAGCAGCTTATTCGCCACAGCCAGCCCAGCCACGTGGTCGCCGTGTTTGACGATGAAGCCCGTAACAGCGGCTGGCGACATCAGCGCCTCCCGGATTACAAAGCCGGGCGCGTGCCCATGCCGGACGACCTGCACGCCGAAATGCCCGCCATTCGCGCCGCCTTTGAACAGCGCGGGGTTCCCTGCTGGGGCGCCCAGGGCAACGAAGCCGACGATCTGGCCGCTACCCTGGCGGTAAAAGTCGCCAGCGCCGGGCATCAGGCTACCATCGTCTCGACCGATAAGGGCTATTGCCAGCTGCTTTCGCCCACCATCCGCATCCGCGACTATTTCCAGAAACGCTGGCTCGACGCCCCCTTTATCGCCAGTGAGTTTGGCGTCTCGCCGCAGCAGCTGCCGGATTACTGGGGGCTGGCGGGGATCAGCAGCTCAAAAGTGCCGGGCGTTACCGGGATTGGCCCGAAAAGCGCGGCCCAGCTCCTGACCGATTTTCAGGATCTGGAGGGGATTTACGCCCATCTGGATGAGGTGCCGGAGAAGTGGCGCAAAAAGCTGGAAGCGCATAAAGAGATGGCGTTTATCTGCCGGGACGTGGCGCGGTTGCAGACCGATTTACAGTTAGACGGGAATTTGCAGCAGCTACGGTTAGATCGAGTGTGA
- the syd gene encoding SecY-interacting protein — MDKETTAALTAFTARYCDAWHEQNGSWPQSEALYGVPSPCIITSSGDTVTWQPQPFTAEQNVNAIERAMDIVVQPAVHAFYTTQFAGDMCARFDNEMLTLLQTWSEDDLLRVQENLIGHLVTQKRLKLSPTLFIATLDSEMDIISVCNLTGNVVKETLGTQKRQFLSASLTDFLKQLHPVV; from the coding sequence GTGGATAAAGAGACTACTGCTGCCTTAACCGCGTTTACGGCGCGTTACTGTGACGCCTGGCATGAACAGAATGGGTCATGGCCTCAAAGCGAGGCGCTGTATGGCGTCCCGTCGCCCTGTATTATCACCTCTTCCGGGGATACCGTTACCTGGCAGCCCCAGCCGTTTACCGCGGAGCAGAATGTAAATGCCATTGAACGCGCAATGGACATTGTGGTACAACCTGCGGTCCACGCGTTCTATACCACACAGTTTGCCGGGGATATGTGCGCTCGCTTTGATAACGAGATGCTGACGCTGCTGCAAACCTGGAGCGAAGACGATCTGCTGCGCGTGCAGGAGAACCTGATTGGGCACCTGGTCACCCAGAAGCGCCTGAAGCTATCACCAACGCTCTTTATCGCCACGCTCGACAGTGAAATGGATATTATCTCTGTCTGCAACCTCACGGGGAACGTGGTAAAAGAGACGTTAGGTACGCAGAAACGCCAGTTCCTCTCCGCTTCCCTTACGGATTTCCTCAAACAACTCCATCCCGTCGTGTAA
- a CDS encoding HAAAP family serine/threonine permease encodes METTQTSTVASLETRSGWRKTDTMWMLGLYGTAIGAGVLFLPINAGVGGLIPLIIMAIIAFPMTYFAHRGLTRFVLSGKNPGEDITEVVEEHFGIGAGKLITLLYFFAIYPILLVYSVAITNTVDSFMTHQLGMTPPPRAILSLILIVGMMTIVRFGEQMIVKAMSVLVFPFVIALMVLACYLIPQWNGAALETLSLSSASATGNGLWMTLWLAIPVMVFSFNHSPIISSFAVAKREEYGQGAEKKCSSILARAHVMMVITVMFFVFSCVLSLAPADLAAAKAQNISILSYLANHFNAPVIAWMAPIIAIIAITKSFLGHYLGAREGFNGMVIKSLRGKGKSIEINKLNKITALFMLLTTWAVATLNPSILGMIETLGGPVIAMILFLMPMYAIQKVPAMRKYSGQISNVFVVIMGLIAISAIFFSLFA; translated from the coding sequence ATGGAAACCACTCAAACCAGCACCGTTGCTTCGCTTGAAACCCGAAGTGGATGGCGTAAAACAGATACCATGTGGATGCTTGGCCTTTACGGCACAGCAATCGGCGCTGGTGTTCTCTTCCTTCCTATTAACGCAGGTGTGGGCGGCTTAATTCCGCTGATCATCATGGCGATCATCGCCTTCCCGATGACCTACTTTGCTCACCGCGGCCTGACCCGTTTTGTGCTCTCTGGTAAAAACCCGGGCGAAGACATCACCGAAGTGGTTGAAGAGCATTTCGGTATTGGCGCAGGTAAACTGATTACCCTGCTCTACTTCTTTGCCATCTACCCAATCCTGCTGGTTTATAGCGTGGCTATCACCAACACCGTAGACAGCTTCATGACCCACCAGTTGGGCATGACCCCGCCGCCACGCGCCATTCTGTCGCTGATCCTGATCGTCGGCATGATGACCATCGTGCGCTTCGGTGAGCAGATGATTGTGAAGGCAATGAGCGTGCTGGTGTTCCCGTTTGTTATCGCTCTGATGGTGCTGGCCTGCTACCTGATCCCACAGTGGAACGGCGCGGCGCTGGAAACGCTGTCCCTGAGCAGCGCGTCTGCAACCGGCAACGGCCTGTGGATGACCCTGTGGCTGGCAATCCCGGTAATGGTCTTCTCCTTCAACCACTCCCCGATCATCTCCTCCTTTGCGGTAGCGAAGCGTGAAGAGTACGGTCAGGGTGCCGAGAAGAAGTGTTCCAGCATCCTGGCTCGCGCTCACGTGATGATGGTTATCACCGTTATGTTCTTCGTCTTCAGCTGCGTACTGAGCCTCGCTCCGGCGGATCTGGCAGCAGCAAAAGCACAGAACATCTCGATTCTCTCTTACCTGGCGAACCACTTTAACGCACCGGTTATTGCCTGGATGGCACCAATCATCGCCATTATCGCGATTACCAAATCCTTCCTCGGCCACTACCTGGGCGCACGTGAAGGCTTTAACGGCATGGTGATTAAATCTCTGCGCGGTAAAGGTAAGAGCATTGAAATCAACAAGCTGAACAAAATCACTGCGCTGTTCATGCTGCTGACCACCTGGGCGGTTGCTACCCTGAACCCGAGCATCCTCGGGATGATCGAAACCCTGGGCGGCCCGGTTATCGCGATGATTCTGTTCCTGATGCCGATGTACGCGATTCAGAAAGTGCCAGCGATGCGTAAATACAGCGGCCAGATCAGCAACGTCTTCGTTGTGATTATGGGTCTGATTGCTATCTCCGCTATCTTCTTCTCGCTGTTCGCTTAA
- a CDS encoding YgdI/YgdR family lipoprotein, with product MKKTVAIVSACMLTFALSACSGNNYVMHTNDGRSIVSEGKPQTDNDTGMISYKDANGNKQQINRSDVKEMVELDH from the coding sequence ATGAAGAAGACTGTCGCAATTGTTTCTGCCTGTATGCTTACTTTCGCACTGAGCGCCTGTTCCGGTAATAACTACGTTATGCATACCAACGATGGCCGCTCTATCGTCTCAGAAGGTAAGCCGCAAACCGATAATGACACCGGCATGATCTCGTATAAGGATGCGAACGGGAACAAACAGCAGATCAACCGCAGTGATGTGAAAGAGATGGTTGAGCTGGACCACTAA
- a CDS encoding flavodoxin: MAVVGIFVGTMYGNSLLVAEEAEAILAGQGHKATVYEDPELADWEKYQGQYALVVTSTTGQGDLPDSIVPLFQGIKDKLGYQPEMRYGIIALGDSTYANFCGGGKQFDALLQEQSAQRVGEMLTIDASEHPEPESESNPWVEHWGTLLG; the protein is encoded by the coding sequence ATGGCTGTAGTCGGAATTTTTGTCGGTACGATGTACGGCAATTCGCTGCTGGTGGCCGAAGAAGCCGAAGCAATTCTCGCCGGGCAGGGCCATAAAGCCACGGTCTATGAAGATCCCGAACTGGCCGACTGGGAAAAATACCAGGGCCAGTATGCGCTGGTGGTTACCTCGACAACCGGGCAGGGCGATCTGCCGGACAGTATCGTACCGCTGTTCCAGGGCATCAAAGATAAGCTGGGTTATCAGCCGGAGATGCGCTACGGCATCATCGCGCTGGGCGACAGCACCTACGCCAATTTCTGCGGCGGCGGCAAGCAGTTCGACGCCCTGTTGCAGGAGCAAAGCGCGCAGCGCGTGGGTGAAATGCTGACGATCGATGCCTCTGAACACCCCGAGCCGGAAAGCGAATCCAATCCCTGGGTAGAGCACTGGGGCACGCTTCTCGGCTAA
- the queF gene encoding NADPH-dependent 7-cyano-7-deazaguanine reductase QueF (Catalyzes the NADPH-dependent reduction of 7-cyano-7-deazaguanine (preQ0) to 7-aminomethyl-7-deazaguanine (preQ1) in queuosine biosynthesis) — MSYENHDALSGLTLGKSTAYRDIYDASLLQGVPRSLNRDPLGLKADSLPFHGGDIWTLYELSWLNARGLPQVAVGHVELDYTSVNLVESKSFKLYLNSFNQTRFDSWEAVQRTLERDLSACAQGKVTVALYRIDELEGQPIAHFHGTCIDEQDIEIDNYQFDTAWLENAASGKVVEETLVSHLLKSNCLITHQPDWGSVQIQYRGAKIDREKLLRYLVSFRNHNEFHEQCVERIFNDILHFCQPETLSVYARYTRRGGLDINPWRSNSDFVPAIGRLVRQ; from the coding sequence ATGTCTTACGAAAATCATGATGCCTTATCGGGTTTAACCCTGGGCAAAAGCACCGCCTACCGCGACATCTATGACGCCAGCCTGTTACAGGGCGTGCCGCGCAGTCTTAACCGCGATCCGCTGGGGCTGAAAGCCGATAGCCTGCCCTTCCACGGCGGCGATATCTGGACGCTGTATGAGCTGTCGTGGCTTAACGCCCGCGGATTACCGCAGGTGGCAGTGGGTCACGTTGAGCTGGATTACACCAGCGTCAACCTGGTCGAGTCCAAAAGCTTTAAGCTCTACCTCAACAGCTTTAACCAGACCCGCTTCGACAGCTGGGAAGCGGTGCAGCGCACGCTGGAACGCGACTTAAGCGCCTGCGCGCAGGGGAAAGTGACCGTTGCCCTCTACCGGATTGACGAGCTGGAGGGTCAGCCGATCGCCCACTTCCACGGCACCTGCATTGATGAGCAGGACATTGAGATCGACAACTACCAGTTTGATACCGCCTGGCTGGAAAATGCCGCCAGCGGCAAAGTGGTGGAGGAAACGCTGGTCAGCCACCTGCTGAAATCCAACTGTCTTATCACCCATCAGCCTGACTGGGGTTCGGTACAGATCCAGTATCGCGGCGCAAAAATCGATCGCGAGAAGCTGTTGCGCTACCTGGTCTCTTTCCGTAACCACAATGAGTTCCACGAGCAGTGCGTGGAGCGCATCTTCAACGACATTCTGCATTTCTGCCAGCCAGAGACGCTGAGCGTCTACGCCCGCTATACCCGCCGCGGCGGGCTGGATATCAATCCGTGGCGCAGCAACAGCGATTTTGTTCCGGCAATCGGTCGTTTAGTCCGCCAGTAA
- the ppnN gene encoding nucleotide 5'-monophosphate nucleosidase PpnN, with amino-acid sequence MITHISPLGSMDMLSQLEVDMLKSTASSDLYQLFRNCSLAVLNSGSLTDNSKELLSRFESFDINVLRRERGVKLELINPPEDAFVDGRIIRALQANLFAVLRDILFVNGQISNAGRFQHLNLESSAHITNLVFSILRNARALHVGEAPSMVVCWGGHSINETEYLYARRVGTQLGLRELNICTGCGPGAMEAPMKGAAVGHAQQRYKEGRFIGMTEPSIIAAEPPNPLVNELIIMPDIEKRLEAFVRIAHGIIIFPGGVGTAEELLYLLGILMHPANQDQVLPLILTGPKESADYFRVLDEFIVHTLGEAARRHYRIIIDDAAEVARLMKKAMPLVKENRRDTGDAYSFNWSIRISPDLQIPFEPSHENMANLKLYPDQPVEVLAADLRRAFSGIVAGNVKEVGIQAIEEFGPYKIHGDRDMMRRMDDLLQGFVAQHRMKLPGSAYIPCYEISA; translated from the coding sequence TTGATTACACATATTAGCCCGCTTGGCTCAATGGATATGTTGTCGCAGCTGGAAGTGGACATGCTCAAGAGCACGGCCAGCAGCGATCTTTATCAACTGTTTCGCAACTGTTCACTTGCCGTTCTGAACTCCGGTAGCCTCACCGACAACAGCAAAGAGCTGCTGTCCCGCTTTGAAAGCTTTGATATTAACGTGCTGCGCCGCGAACGTGGCGTGAAGCTGGAGCTGATTAACCCGCCGGAAGATGCCTTTGTTGACGGGCGAATTATTCGCGCGCTGCAGGCCAACCTGTTTGCCGTCCTGCGCGATATCCTGTTTGTGAATGGGCAGATCAGTAACGCCGGTCGTTTTCAGCATCTGAATCTGGAAAGCTCGGCGCATATCACCAACCTGGTGTTCTCTATTCTGCGTAACGCCCGCGCCCTGCACGTGGGCGAAGCTCCAAGCATGGTAGTGTGCTGGGGCGGTCACTCCATTAACGAAACCGAATACCTTTACGCCCGTCGCGTGGGCACCCAACTGGGGCTGCGCGAGCTGAACATCTGCACCGGCTGTGGTCCGGGCGCGATGGAAGCGCCAATGAAGGGCGCGGCGGTGGGTCATGCCCAGCAGCGCTATAAAGAGGGCCGTTTCATCGGTATGACCGAGCCATCGATTATTGCCGCTGAGCCGCCGAATCCGCTGGTCAACGAACTGATCATCATGCCGGATATCGAGAAACGTCTTGAGGCGTTTGTCCGTATCGCGCACGGGATAATCATCTTCCCGGGCGGCGTAGGTACCGCAGAAGAGCTGCTTTATCTGCTGGGCATTCTGATGCATCCGGCTAACCAGGATCAGGTTCTGCCGCTGATCCTGACCGGCCCGAAGGAGAGCGCAGACTACTTCCGCGTGCTGGATGAATTCATCGTGCATACCCTGGGTGAGGCGGCACGCCGTCACTATCGCATCATCATTGATGATGCCGCCGAAGTGGCGCGCCTGATGAAAAAAGCCATGCCGCTGGTGAAAGAGAACCGTCGCGATACCGGGGATGCCTACAGCTTTAACTGGTCAATCCGCATTTCACCGGATCTGCAGATCCCGTTCGAGCCGTCGCATGAAAACATGGCCAACCTGAAACTGTATCCGGATCAGCCGGTTGAAGTACTGGCCGCCGATCTGCGTCGCGCCTTCTCGGGCATCGTGGCGGGTAACGTCAAAGAGGTGGGTATCCAGGCTATCGAAGAGTTTGGTCCGTATAAAATTCATGGCGACCGCGACATGATGCGCCGCATGGACGATCTCCTGCAGGGCTTTGTCGCCCAGCACCGTATGAAGCTTCCCGGCTCTGCCTATATCCCCTGTTACGAGATTTCAGCGTAA
- a CDS encoding L-serine ammonia-lyase has product MISVFDIFKIGIGPSSSHTVGPMKAGKQFTDDLIARGMLHDTTRVVVDVYGSLSLTGKGHHTDIAIIMGLAGNLPDSVDIDAIPGFIQDVNTHSRLLLAKGEHEVEFPVDRCMNFHADNLSLHENGMRITALAGDKVIYSQTYYSIGGGFIVDEDHFGQSDSAPVAVPYPYKSAADLQRHCQESGLSLSGLMMQNELALHSKAELEQHFANVWEVMRGGIERGITTEGVLPGKLRVPRRAAALRRMLVSSDKTTSDPMAVVDWINMFALAVNEENAAGGRVVTAPTNGACGIVPAVLAYYDKFIREVNANSLARYLLVTSAIGSLYKMNASISGAEVGCQGEVGVACSMAAAGLAELLGGSPTQVCIAAEIGMEHNLGLTCDPVAGQVQVPCIERNAIASVKAVNAARMALRRTSEPRVCLDKVIETMYETGKDMNAKYRETSRGGLAMKIVTCD; this is encoded by the coding sequence ATGATTAGCGTTTTCGATATTTTCAAAATTGGTATTGGTCCATCCAGCTCGCACACCGTCGGGCCGATGAAAGCCGGTAAACAGTTCACGGACGATCTTATTGCACGCGGAATGCTGCACGACACGACCCGCGTGGTGGTGGATGTTTACGGCTCCCTGTCGCTGACCGGCAAAGGTCACCATACCGATATCGCCATTATTATGGGCCTGGCGGGCAACCTGCCGGATAGCGTCGATATTGACGCCATCCCGGGGTTCATCCAGGACGTTAACACCCACAGCCGCCTGCTGCTGGCGAAGGGTGAACATGAAGTTGAATTCCCGGTTGATCGCTGCATGAATTTCCATGCCGACAACCTGTCACTGCACGAAAACGGCATGCGGATCACCGCGCTGGCAGGCGACAAGGTGATTTACAGCCAAACCTATTACTCCATCGGCGGCGGTTTTATCGTCGACGAAGACCATTTTGGCCAGAGCGACAGCGCGCCTGTGGCGGTCCCGTATCCGTACAAATCGGCGGCCGACCTCCAGCGCCATTGCCAGGAAAGTGGTCTGTCACTCTCCGGCCTGATGATGCAAAACGAGCTGGCTTTGCACAGCAAAGCCGAGCTGGAACAGCACTTTGCCAACGTCTGGGAAGTGATGCGCGGCGGTATTGAACGCGGTATCACTACCGAGGGCGTTCTGCCGGGCAAACTGCGCGTCCCTCGTCGTGCTGCCGCCCTGCGCCGCATGCTGGTCAGCAGCGACAAAACCACCAGCGACCCGATGGCGGTGGTGGACTGGATCAACATGTTCGCACTGGCGGTGAATGAAGAGAACGCCGCCGGTGGCCGCGTGGTCACCGCGCCAACTAACGGTGCCTGCGGTATCGTTCCGGCGGTGCTGGCCTATTACGACAAGTTTATTCGCGAAGTGAATGCTAACTCGCTAGCCCGCTATCTGCTGGTCACCAGTGCCATTGGCTCGCTGTATAAGATGAACGCTTCCATCTCCGGCGCGGAAGTGGGCTGCCAGGGCGAAGTGGGCGTTGCCTGCTCGATGGCGGCAGCGGGTCTGGCGGAGCTGCTGGGCGGTAGCCCGACGCAGGTCTGCATTGCAGCAGAGATCGGGATGGAGCATAACCTCGGTCTGACCTGCGATCCGGTGGCCGGTCAGGTGCAGGTGCCGTGTATCGAGCGTAACGCGATTGCCTCCGTGAAGGCGGTCAACGCCGCGCGTATGGCGCTGCGCCGTACCAGCGAGCCGCGCGTCTGCCTCGATAAAGTGATCGAAACCATGTACGAGACCGGGAAAGACATGAACGCCAAATACCGCGAAACCTCCCGCGGTGGTCTGGCGATGAAGATTGTCACCTGCGACTAA